The sequence below is a genomic window from Deltaproteobacteria bacterium.
GTTTTCTGCTGGGGCTCGACGCCTCCACGCTGCTCACGTCGCCGGCCCTGGGCGCCGTGTGGGAGACGTTCGTGTTCGCGGAGATGCGCAAGCTGAACGAAGCCGAGTCCGCCCCGGTCAACTTCTGGTACTATCGCGACCAGCGCGGCCAGGAGGTGGACTTCGTGCGCGACGCCGGCGGCGTCCTAAGCTTCATGGTGTGCAAGTGGAGCGAGCGGCCCACCCTGCGCGACGCGCGCGGCCTCCTCCGGGTGAGCGCCGGGCTGGCCGCGTCGAACAGCCCCTGGCGTCCCGGCCCCCACTACGTCATCGGCCGGCCCGTGTCGAGCCATTCCCTCGGTGAAGGCGTCGCCGCCGTGGCGCTACGCGACCTCCCTGCCATTGTCTCCGGGGACGCGCCTGCATGACCGGCCCACCGGATGTCGTTGCCTCTACGCGACCAAAGACGTAGTAATGGCACAGCCTGGGACATCGGCGTCCTTCGACTTCGCTTCGCTACGCTCAGGACGAACGGTTGTGCGGGCCATTTTCCCGTTCGTCCTGAGCCCTTCGACAGGCTCAGGACAGGCTTCGCGAAGCGAAGTCGAAGGACGCCATCACTTCAGGCGAGACGAGGGACGCAAACGAGGAGAAGCGCACATGGAATACCGCCAATTCGGTACCACCGACTACAAGGTGTCGCCCATGGGGCTCGGCTGCCTGAGCATGTCGGGCATGTACGGAGCGGGAGATGACGACGAGTCCATCGCCACGCTGCACCGGGCCTTCGAGCTCGGCATCAACTTCCTGGACACCTCCGCCAGCTACGGCAACGGCCACAACCACGTGCTCATAGGCAAGGCCATCAAGGGCCGGCGCGACCAAGTGGTGATCCACTCAAAGTCCGGCAGCCCACGGGCCGCCGATGGCACCGGCCTCGACGGGGGCAGTTCGCCCAAGTATCTCATCCAGACCTGCGAGGAAAGCCTGCAACGGCTGGGCATCGACTGCCTGGACATCTACTGCATGTCGCGAATCGACCCCGCCGTCCCGGTGGAGGAATCCGTGGGTGGCATGGCACGTCTCGTGGAGCAGGGGAAGGCCCGCTACATCGGCCTGTCCGAGGCCAGCGCCGACTCCATTCGCCGAGCGCAGAAGGTCCACCCCATCGTCTCGCTCCAGATCGAGTACTCGCTCTGGTCCAGGGACGCCGAGCAGGGCAACATCGACGCCTGCCGCGAGTTCGGCATGGGCCTCATGGCCTACTCGCCCCTGGGCCGCGGCTTCTTCGCCGGCGCCGTCCGTGACCTGAGCGATCTCTCCGAAGGCGACAACCGCCGCAACCAGCCCCGCCTCCAACCCGGCAACATCGAGCGCAACCTGGAATTGCTCGCCCAAGTGGACGAAGTCGCCAGCGACAAGGGCATCACCACCACCCAACTAGCCCTGGCCTGGCTCATGGCCCAAGGCCCGGACATCATTCCCATCCCCAGCAGCAAGAGCCGCAAGCACCTGGAGGAGAACGTCAAGGCCGTGGAGGTGGAGCTGACGGACGAGGACCTGCGGCGGCTGAACGCCATCCTGCCTTACGGTGCCGCCGCCGGCGATCGCACGCGGGATATGAAGCGGGTGAACGTGTAGTCCGTGGGGTCGAGCGATGCGCACCCCCGGCCACTTCCGGCGTTTCCAGGGCCTTCGCCAAACAAGCCCAGCCACCGCACGGAGCACGGGAGGCTTGACATCGGGCCAACTAGGTAATTACAGTAATTACGCTTAGATGGCCTCAAGGAGGGGGTCCGACGATGAAAAGGGTCGAGGCAACAGCCAAGAGAGACGTCAAGTTGGTCGCGGTGGGCAATTCAAAGGGAATCCGTCTTCCGAAGGCTCTCTTGCAGAAGTACGGATGGAGCGATTCCCTCGTTCTGGAAGAGTTGGAGGAAGGTGTGCTTCTTTACAGCCGGGAGAAGAACACGCTGTCGTGGACGGATACTTACCGCGCCATGGCCGCCGAGGAGGAGGACTGGAGCGATTTCGACGTGACAGTGGCCGACGGCGTGGAATGATGGCCACCTTTCCCGCGCGTTACGTCATCTACTTTGCCGACCTCAATCCCACGGTGGGTGGCGAGATCCGCAAGGTCCGGCCTGTAGTGGTTGTAAGCCAAAACGAGATGAATCAGTTCCTGGATACGGTCGTCGTCTGTCCTCTCACCACGGCACTGCACCCCGAGTGGCGGAGTCGGTTGCAGGTTGAATGTGCCGGGAAGAAAGCGGAGATTGCCGTCGACCAGATACGCGCGATAAGCAAGCAGCGGATAGCGCGCAGGCTGGACCGGTTGGCTGCCGAGGAAGCACGCAGGCTTCGACGCATCATCACGGAGATGTATGGGGGATAGCGGGAGGTTTGGAACCCGCCTTCACCCCTCAGGACATCAATCTTCCCCCCGACACGTTCAATGCCTCGCCGGTGGTGTGGGACGAGTCGCTCGACGCCAGGAACAGCGCGGCGTTGGCCACCTCTTCGTGCAGGGCGTGCTTCCGTAGCGGGGTGTGGGCCAGGACGCTTTCCCACAATTCCTCGAAGGTGACGCCGAGGCCCTTGGCGCGGTCCCGGTACATTTCCCGCAGGTCGGCCTCGTCCATGCCCCCGGGGCAGATGATGTTGGCGCGGACGCCGGAGGGGCCGGCCTCCTTGGCGATGGTCTGGGTCAGGCCCAGAAGGCCCCACTTGGCGGCGCACAGGGAGCCGCGCAGCGCCATTCCCTCGCGGCCGGCGGTGCCGGAGATGCTGACGATGCTGCCGTGCTTCTGCTCGATCATGACCTTGAGGGCTGCCTTGCAGCAGAGGAAGATCGCCTTGAGGTTGACGTTGAGGACGTTGTCCCATTCCTCTTCGGTGATCTCGTGCACCTGGACCATGGGGCCGCGGAAGCCGACGCTGTTGACGAGGATGTCGAGCCGGCCCCACCGCGCCACAACGTCCGCCACCATCCGCTCGACCTGCGCAAGGTCGGTGGCGTCGGCCGTGATGGCCACCGCTTCGCCGCCCTTCTCCCGGATGGCTTGAGCGACGCCGTCCAACTCGGTCTTCGTCCTCTCCAGGTCCACCAGGGCGATTTTCGCGCCCTCGCGGGCGAAGGTGTGGGCGATGGCTTCGCCGATGCCGCGGGCGCCGCCGACGATGACTGCTACCTGGTCTGCCAGTTTCATGATTCCTCCCAAAGACCCCTCTCCACCCCTGGATTCCCGCCCCCGATCGGGGTCGAGGGCAAGCTTGCGCGGGAATGACGAGTGCGGGGTTCAAGATTCATTTCGTGAGCCAATAATGTGTCTGATTTGTCGGGCGTCGAAGGTATCATCCTGGCCTCGCCCGCATCAAGCCGCCCCCAGCGCCGTCACCACCGCGATGACGCCGGCCACCGTCACGCCGGAGAAGATCGTGGTCCAGAAGACGATGTCGCCGGTTAGTTCGGCGTCGCCGTCGAGTTCGATGGTAAGGATGAGGGTGTTGACGGCGGTGGGGGCGGCGGCGCCGATGATGAGGTGGGCGCCGGGCCAGGGCCAGAGGCCGAAGGCGTAGACCGTGGCGCCGATGAGCGCCGGCAGGGCCAGGAGCTTGACGAACGCGATGGGCACGACCTCGCGCCAGCGGCGCCAGCGGGCTCCCCGCGCGAGCTGCGCGCCCAGGGCCACGAGCATCATGGGCACCAGCGCCCCGGACAACGAGCGCAAGGGGAACGAGACCACGATCGGCAGGAAGTCCGCTCCGTTGAACCACCGCAGGCGGATCTCCCGCAATACGAAAGAGGTCACCAGGGCGTAGGGGATGGGGAGCTTGAAGATGCCCAGGGCCTCACGGGCGCGGCCGCCTCTGGCCACCGCCAGCACCACGTAGCCCAG
It includes:
- a CDS encoding aldo/keto reductase, producing the protein MEYRQFGTTDYKVSPMGLGCLSMSGMYGAGDDDESIATLHRAFELGINFLDTSASYGNGHNHVLIGKAIKGRRDQVVIHSKSGSPRAADGTGLDGGSSPKYLIQTCEESLQRLGIDCLDIYCMSRIDPAVPVEESVGGMARLVEQGKARYIGLSEASADSIRRAQKVHPIVSLQIEYSLWSRDAEQGNIDACREFGMGLMAYSPLGRGFFAGAVRDLSDLSEGDNRRNQPRLQPGNIERNLELLAQVDEVASDKGITTTQLALAWLMAQGPDIIPIPSSKSRKHLEENVKAVEVELTDEDLRRLNAILPYGAAAGDRTRDMKRVNV
- a CDS encoding AbrB/MazE/SpoVT family DNA-binding domain-containing protein, which gives rise to MKRVEATAKRDVKLVAVGNSKGIRLPKALLQKYGWSDSLVLEELEEGVLLYSREKNTLSWTDTYRAMAAEEEDWSDFDVTVADGVE
- a CDS encoding type II toxin-antitoxin system PemK/MazF family toxin; the protein is MMATFPARYVIYFADLNPTVGGEIRKVRPVVVVSQNEMNQFLDTVVVCPLTTALHPEWRSRLQVECAGKKAEIAVDQIRAISKQRIARRLDRLAAEEARRLRRIITEMYGG
- a CDS encoding SDR family NAD(P)-dependent oxidoreductase; amino-acid sequence: MKLADQVAVIVGGARGIGEAIAHTFAREGAKIALVDLERTKTELDGVAQAIREKGGEAVAITADATDLAQVERMVADVVARWGRLDILVNSVGFRGPMVQVHEITEEEWDNVLNVNLKAIFLCCKAALKVMIEQKHGSIVSISGTAGREGMALRGSLCAAKWGLLGLTQTIAKEAGPSGVRANIICPGGMDEADLREMYRDRAKGLGVTFEELWESVLAHTPLRKHALHEEVANAALFLASSDSSHTTGEALNVSGGRLMS
- a CDS encoding AEC family transporter, which codes for MLHHTGQILYNILLPLLLMVGFGTLLQRYQPLSLETLARVSMYLLVPSFLLIKIYDSDIPWREIGLIALVFLIVLGVLGSLLFASGRAVRAPNKTVAAVILGSIVFNAGNFGIPVAHLLYIEGGTLFQGQPDTEAGLHVQALVVMLSNLLVWFLGYVVLAVARGGRAREALGIFKLPIPYALVTSFVLREIRLRWFNGADFLPIVVSFPLRSLSGALVPMMLVALGAQLARGARWRRWREVVPIAFVKLLALPALIGATVYAFGLWPWPGAHLIIGAAAPTAVNTLILTIELDGDAELTGDIVFWTTIFSGVTVAGVIAVVTALGAA